The window CAAATAGCTTAAGACTTAAACGAGCAAAACTTTAATAATTAATTATAAATTCAAATACGATGAAAACTTTAAAATTTAAAACAAATATCAATTGTGGTGGTTGTGTCTCTAAAGTAACCCCATTTTTAAACAAACAAGAAGGCGTTGAAAGTTGGGAAGTGGATACCGCTAATCCTGATAAAATCTTGACTATAGAAAGTCATGGTGCTTCGGAAGAAGATGTAAAAGCTACTTTGCAGAAAATAGGGTTTAGCGCGGAAAGTGTTGATGTTCGTTAATCACCAAACGCCTATAATAAATTTATATCCAATCTAAAAGATATCGTTCTGTCAGTACTGACTTAAGTCAAATGAAAAGAAAATGAAGGTAGCGGAAAAAAGCAAATTCTATAAAACGAAGTTATTGTGGCACCGAATACGCCATGGATTATTTTTATTCACCCTTAGGAATGCTCTGACCCGGATAGGATTGGACATCGCACCCTACTATTGGTATAGGGAAATAAAAAATGGAGCCGAAAAACCTGAGATTCGAGATAGCTTCAAAGACTATGAATTATGTTATATAGGTTTGGACGAGATTGGGATAATGAATAACATCATGGGGCTTACAACCAAGGAATTAGAGCAGAATTTAAGTATGGGGCAGATATGTATCGGTCTCAAGCGAGGGAAAGAGATTGCCGCCCTATTATTCGTTGATTTGCAGGATTTTGTGTTTAAAGGCCGCTCCTTCAAAATAAAAGATAAGGAAGGTTACCTTTTGAATGTTTACACGTTTCAGGCGTATAGAGGTAAGAACTTGGCTACCTACTTACGTTATCATTGCTTTGAACTTCTTGAAAACTATAGCGTAGAAGAACTTTACAGTATTGTCTCCTACTTCAATACGTCATCAATAAAAGTCAATGAAAAATTGAATGCCCAAAAGTTGAAACTCTATTTGTACATAGGATTGTTAAAAAGATACCATTGGAATTTTCTGTTGAAGGACTATTCCAAATAATCAAACCGGATAATTTATTATATGGTGGTCATTCTTGGAAAAACTAAAATCAGATGATATTCCCTTATCCGCTACATCAACTATGATTTATACGATTATATTCGGATTGATGCTTGTCCTTGCCGTTTATTTTGTTTCAAAAATAGGAAGCAAAAAAGTAAAACCGTTCCCAAAATATTGGCATCCGTTACTGATGGAAAATGTGCTCTTCTACCGCAACCTTCCCAAAGCAAAACAGGTAGTTTTTCAACAACGAATGATGCAATTTTTAAGTGAAGTCTATATTGATGGGGTACAACTGGAATTGCAAGAGCTCGACAAGATTTTAATTGCGGCGAGTCCTGTAATTCCCGTTTTTGGTTTTGACGAATGGCACTATACCAATTTAAGCGGAATCCTATTGTATCCTGATAACTTCAATGAGGATATGCAATTTAGCAGCAAAGATAAATCGCGTAATATCGGCGGAATTGTGGGGAATGGACGTTTTGAAAAGCAAATGATTTTATCGAAAAAAGCATTGCATCACGGGTTCAAAAACACAACCGACAAAAGCAATACTGGCATACACGAGTTTGTGCATCTTATTGATAAATTGGACGATTTCACGGATGGAATTCCGGAAAGGTTGTTGGAGCATCAATATACCATCCCGTGGTTAAAGTTGATCCATGCGGAAATGGAAGTTATCAATGCCAATAAATCCGATATAAGAAACTATGGCGGTACCAACGAAGCGGAGTTTTTTGCCGTAGCTGCCGAGTACTTTTTTGAACGTCCCGATTTATTTAAGAGAAAACATCCAGAACTCTACAAAATGCTGGTAGAATGCTTTAGGCAGGAACCAGGAGTTTTAGAAAAGTAACGTTTCAAGAAACCGATTTTTTAGTTTTGGGTAGTAAAGCACCACAACGTAATTCCTTATTTAGGTGTTGGTATTACTAGAAGAACCTTACGAACCATTTTTAAT is drawn from Flagellimonas sp. MMG031 and contains these coding sequences:
- a CDS encoding heavy-metal-associated domain-containing protein, which gives rise to MKTLKFKTNINCGGCVSKVTPFLNKQEGVESWEVDTANPDKILTIESHGASEEDVKATLQKIGFSAESVDVR
- a CDS encoding GNAT family N-acetyltransferase → MKVAEKSKFYKTKLLWHRIRHGLFLFTLRNALTRIGLDIAPYYWYREIKNGAEKPEIRDSFKDYELCYIGLDEIGIMNNIMGLTTKELEQNLSMGQICIGLKRGKEIAALLFVDLQDFVFKGRSFKIKDKEGYLLNVYTFQAYRGKNLATYLRYHCFELLENYSVEELYSIVSYFNTSSIKVNEKLNAQKLKLYLYIGLLKRYHWNFLLKDYSK
- a CDS encoding M90 family metallopeptidase, with the protein product MIYTIIFGLMLVLAVYFVSKIGSKKVKPFPKYWHPLLMENVLFYRNLPKAKQVVFQQRMMQFLSEVYIDGVQLELQELDKILIAASPVIPVFGFDEWHYTNLSGILLYPDNFNEDMQFSSKDKSRNIGGIVGNGRFEKQMILSKKALHHGFKNTTDKSNTGIHEFVHLIDKLDDFTDGIPERLLEHQYTIPWLKLIHAEMEVINANKSDIRNYGGTNEAEFFAVAAEYFFERPDLFKRKHPELYKMLVECFRQEPGVLEK